In Minwuia thermotolerans, one DNA window encodes the following:
- a CDS encoding DUF1328 domain-containing protein produces MLGWALLFFIIAIIAAVFGFGGIASASAGIAQILFVIFVILFILSLIFGIVRGRRPR; encoded by the coding sequence ATGTTGGGCTGGGCCCTGCTCTTCTTCATCATCGCGATCATCGCGGCCGTGTTCGGTTTCGGTGGGATCGCATCCGCGTCCGCCGGCATCGCGCAGATCCTGTTCGTGATCTTCGTGATCCTGTTCATCCTGTCGCTGATCTTCGGCATCGTGCGCGGGCGAAGGCCCCGTTGA